The Streptomyces sp. HUAS MG91 sequence CGGCGAAGCCGGCGCCGAACTCGGTTCCGTAGCGCGTGGAACCTTTGATGTGGGGTACGCCGTTCTTCTTGTCACGGGTGATGGTCACATCGTCGCGCGGGCGCGTGACGGAGGCGACCTGATCGTCCGGTACACCGAAGGAGGAGTCGTTGAAGAAGTTCGAGAGTGTGTCGTCCGTGAGCGACGGGTAGCCGGACGAGAGCGCGTCATAGGGGCCGAGCTGATCGTCCGCATGCTGCGGCTGTGTGCCGAACAGCTTGTTCCCGAGGATCTCGGCGAGCGTCGCGCTGCCGTTCGCCCCGGGCGGCAGTATGTCCGAGCACTGCCCCTTGCAGTAGTCGGTGACCGGGACGGGTTCGTCGGCGGCGCTGGCCGCCGAGGTCGTCAGTGGGGAAAGGAGTCCCGCGGTGAGCAGGAGAGCCGCGGCGGCCGTAACTCTCCGCAGAGGACCGCGGGTCCTGCCGGTCGCTCTGTTCAGGGTGGTGCGTGGAATGCGTCGTCGCATGCCTGGTCCTCCCGACGATGGGTGTGCCGGAGGTTACCGGCGGTTAGCCAACGACAGAAGATGAACATGCGTCACGTTTTCGGAATCATCACAGGGATCACTCAGCAAGTCCCCGGCCTCACAAGGTGCCGGTGATGGACCCCATCGGAAATCGAATGGGAATCGGCGGCCCTCGAAGGGATCCGAATCGTGTGTCGGTACGTCTACTCGGCGACGTCGCTCCAATGCTGCGGCGACGCCGACGTACGTGTGACGGAGGTGCAGGGCGATGGCTGGATTCCGGAGTCTGGCAAGACAGGTGCGCGATCCGCGCAACGATCTGGCACTGCGGCGTTACTCACTGCGCAAGTGCCTTGAGAGATTCGCCCCCTACGGGCACCGGGCGACCTGGGACCACCTGTGTTCACGGGCCGGTTTCGGGCCCGAGGACCGCTCCCCCGACCCGGCCAGGCTGGTCGCGGCGCTGGAGGAGCTGGAGGAGGCGCGGGCCGTCTGGCTCGCGTACGAAGTCGCCTTCGCGGAGCGCAGGCGCAAGGAGAAGCACGACGGGCTGCGCCGCCCGGGCACGGTGGACGACTGGCACCGGCTGACCTGGGGCGGCTTCGGAGTCGCCTGGTGCGACGATCCGTCGGTGCACCCCACCGGAGCGCTGGCCGAGGTTCTCCGCCGGCTGATCGCCGCTCTGGAGCGCGACCCGGGCGAGTGCTGCCCGGTCTGCGCGGGCAGCGGGCTCGTCTGGATGCACGACCTGGCGCACGAGCCGTCGTCGGGCCCCGTCTGCACCCGCTGCGGCATCGTCGTGCCGCGGCCGGTTCTCACATCCGCGGCCCTCACCGAGGCCCGCCGCGCACGATTGCTGGTGTCGGCCTAGACAGGCCCTGGAGCTCCCGACGCGGAGCCATGTACAGCGCGACGGGGGTGCGGGCCGGAGCGTCGGCCGTCATCGCACCCCCGGTTTCACACGGCTGCCCGCGGACGTGACCGTCCTCAGCCCCGCGCGAGCGCGTCCGGGATCGCCTCGAGGCGTCCCCGGTCGAGCAGCCGGCGCGGCAGGAACGGCTGGTCCGTGGTGACCGGAAGGTCCCCGTCGTACGCGAGGCAGGCCAGCGCCAGCGGGCCGAGCGCGACGCGGGAGCGCGGCGCCGCCGACCCGGCCCAGTAGCCGCGATGGTCCTCCAGCGCCTCCGTGAGCAGCGCCGTGAACCGGTCGTCCTCCTGGGTGAGCAGCCGGTGGAAGAGGCCGATGGGCTGGTAGTCGACGGAGTTGACGAAGTCCTTCGGCGCGAGCGTGACGGTCTTCGGGTGCGCGGCGTCCATCGCGGCGGCCAGCTTCCCGACGACCTCGTCGACGGGGCGGCGCAGCCAGTACGCGCGCAGGGTGTCGGCGAAGTGCAGGACGTGGTCGTCGGCCGGTGTCCGCTCGTCGCGCAGGGTCCCGGGCTCCACCGCGCACAGCCGCTCGGTGCGCTCGCGCTCCCGGGTCACCAGGGTCAGCCAGAACACGTCGAGCCAGGCGCGGGCGTCGCCGCGCACCTCGGGCCCGGTGGCGGGCACGGTCAGCTCGCGCTCGCCGACCCGGACCGTGACCTGCTCGGTCGCGGTGAACAGGGCGGTGCCGAGTTGCAGCGCGGTCACCCAGGCGTCCCAGGTCTCCACCCGGTCCGCGTCGGGGTCGTCGGCCGCGTGCGCGTGGGCGAGGGTGACGGCGGCGTCGAAGGCCTCGGGCAGCCGGTCCGCGTCGGCGGCGGCCGCGAGGATCAACTCCGCGGTGGATTCGGCCAATTCAGCCACCGGGGCGTCGGGCGCCGAGGTCACGAGCCGGCCGGCCCGGTCGAGTCCGCGCAGGGCCCGCAGCACGTCGAGGAGTTCCCGCGGGGGCCGCTGGGCGAGGGTGCGGGTCTCGTCGTCGATGACGGTGAGCGAGGTGAGGCGCCCGTCGTGCCACCAGTACACGCGCGGCGAGAGCGAGCCCGGGCCGTCCTCGTGGGCCTTGACGGCGTACGTGGCCAGGTCGTTGACGGCGTCGACCGCGGTGCCGTCGACGATCGGGTGGAACGCGAGCAGGTGCCGGGTCGGGACGACGACGAGCGCGCCCGCGTCCGGCATCCGCCTGCCGGTGGCCTC is a genomic window containing:
- a CDS encoding immunity 49 family protein — encoded protein: MTSHDTSDPHLSMLTGAQADHLRALVAGHLHVRTGAHPTLTGDAAESEGHRHPLTNLAQRCRVAPEEQWPALVEEFFAHLAEASQGGESAEELLERTCLRLVPPDAVPAEAAAEFGYLKGVAEGLNLALALDAPTSVRLLTDADVLRAGADALWAAAERNLVREPLRHEEVRLDGHPVLYSVYGDSPFVSTKALILPELVAEATGRRMPDAGALVVVPTRHLLAFHPIVDGTAVDAVNDLATYAVKAHEDGPGSLSPRVYWWHDGRLTSLTVIDDETRTLAQRPPRELLDVLRALRGLDRAGRLVTSAPDAPVAELAESTAELILAAAADADRLPEAFDAAVTLAHAHAADDPDADRVETWDAWVTALQLGTALFTATEQVTVRVGERELTVPATGPEVRGDARAWLDVFWLTLVTRERERTERLCAVEPGTLRDERTPADDHVLHFADTLRAYWLRRPVDEVVGKLAAAMDAAHPKTVTLAPKDFVNSVDYQPIGLFHRLLTQEDDRFTALLTEALEDHRGYWAGSAAPRSRVALGPLALACLAYDGDLPVTTDQPFLPRRLLDRGRLEAIPDALARG